CTGACTAGAATAGCAAAACAAGATAATGAAATAGAAGAGCTTAATATTTCAACCAAGCAAACTGAACGATCATGTCAAGTCTCACTATCCATGTTTGCAAGGCAAGTAACATATTTTGCAAATGCTGATTAACAAGAAGTATAGATAGTGATAATGATTAAATGCACATCCATACCTCAAGTGCTTTATCTAATTGTTCCAAATACACTTCTGTTGGAGTCCCGCTCTGTACTTGGACACTCTGATCAATGTAAGTTCTTGCCTTAAAGTCCTACAGTAGCAAGAAAAACAGATATATGAACATTAAAATGAGTAATCAGAAGGTAGCACAAGTAACTGTCAATGTCATTTAAGAGAACTGACTTGCTTGATTATAGTTATGAAAGGAATAATTGTAATTTGATTCCAAGATTATATGTAACAATGATTTAATAGGGAATGTCTTACAAAGGGATAAATATCGGGATTGTACATGTCCAGGATATAAACTCTACCTGTAGGTATCACGTTATCAATAAAATTCATGAACAGAACCATTAATATCTTTCGAAGTAAAATTAAAGGAAACCTACTATCATTTCCAAAGTCCATTTCATGTCCATTCCCTTGATGCGCATCAAGATCAATGATCATCACCCTGCACAAGTTTGCAGATAAATAATAGGATGTGAGGAAGCAATTGATAGATATTGACTCAGACTGTGCAAAAATAAGGAATACAGTTAATAGAAAGAATAAGACTTAAGGCTGCACTTTGTAAGTTAGTGGCCTCTAATTCAACTTTATGAAAGATTGGAACTGGTAATTACCTTGAAATGTTCAACCGGGTAAATGCAAATATAATACAAAGAGATATATCCGCATAGACACAGAATCCACCTCCTTTATCTGCACAGCAATGATGAAAACCTCCACCAACATTAATTGCCCATCCCCGCTCTTTTGCGAGCTTTGCTGCTAAAATAGTTCCCCCTACCTGTTGTAACGTATTATCAGTATCTTTAACAAAATAGGGAATAGAggaaaatcattaaaacaatggGGTTTCACCTGCTTGCGAAACGGGTAGAGAACCTTTTGCTGCACAAGACAATTTGGTAGTAATGCAACAGGTGGGACCTAAAGAATACATGAAAGTTATCAATAAGATCGGTTAATTGCTCATTCAAGAAAAGTATTTGAATCCACAAAATACATCAAGCTCCACTGCAAACTACAATATGTATAATGCAACATCATGTTGCCAAAACAAAACATCTAAAACAAATTACATCATTTTGCCACATCTAAAATATTCACAGCTTTGGATAATATGCAGTTCCACATACCTCAATTATGACAGCAACCTTATAACTGCTTTCCAAACTACTCAAATATGATTCGGTATGTACCTGTTTACAAGTATCTGAAGTAAGCAATTCTCTGAAGGCGATTTAGGGGCTTTTACAATTACAAATTGCAATCAACATTTACCAATTCCTAAGTTCTAAAAATATGAATTTGTTACCTTTTCAGTGTAATTAGCACTAAGAACCGcaggaaaacgaaaaagaaagacGAAATGATAACGAGAgttcaaaagattgaaaaattaccACAAGGAGATCATCATTTGAAGCTTCCAAAGGCTCAACAATCCGACTTCGTTCCAATACACCATCTTTTACAAGAAACTTACAAATTCGACCCCATTTTGATGAATCAAATGGATGCCTATACACAAATtcatttaaaaaattaaaaaaatcaattcaGCCACAAAAAGATGAGATTTGTATCACAATTTCTTCAATTTTTGATCTAATAAGTAAGAAAACAGTTAAATACTTACAATTTCTCAATACCCAAGAAGGCGATATCATAAGAAGATGAGTAAATCAAAGGGACCATACTGAGTGGAACATCAAAATAGAGTTTACTAGAAAGGATTCGATTTCTTCTTAGGGTTTCTACAtctattgatgaagatgaagaagaagcttgTGGGATTACATTGGTTGAAGATGAAGTACTCATGGTTTTTTCTGGTAATGGAATTGTACAAGAGAGGATTCTTCTGGGGTTTAACTTTAATAAAGGAGGAATTTTCAGTGAAATGGTCAGTGACATTGTTTGTTGACTTTTAACAGGCCGTTGACGGTTGGGAGTAGGAGATGACAGAACAACGTGTCATGTGATGAACACATTTTGTTAGGACAATGGTGCGAGTCACGGCTACTAGTTCCCAGCAGCCTCGACACACTTGCCGTATGTTTGGTTCAAAGAATTGCATTCTTGATCTGGAATGTGACCAATTTTTTGAATAAATCAACCATGTGTAATTAAGAAATATTGATTCTTACGAATCCAATTCTTTCCAAAATAATACATATTTATTGTATTGGTTTAATAGTGTAATGGAATTGGTTCTACAATAAAAACAACGGTAATTGGATTGGTCAAACACTAAATTTTTGGATTTGAATTTAGTCTTTTGGAATTTAATTCATTCTCAAAATTTTAATTCTTCCAACCAAAGGAGGTGCTAGGTTGTGTTTCACACAAGGCAAAGAAAACAATTAATTTTTAAGAGGTCCCATTATTATTTCGTGATATTAAACCATGTTTTTTATTAGTGGTTCTAGACGAACCGTCAAGAAAATCACGAAAAAACCCGTCTCTAATAGATTTTCGGATCTTGTGGTTCCCAGTGGGCCCGCCCCTTGGGAGTTTAGCAGGGCTCACCTTTAATTTGACGGGTCACCTGATAAGTTTTACAGAAAATGGGTTATATAACCAAAAAAGGGAGTTTTCTGGGCCATATAGACAGTTAGGATTCGGCCTGGATCAAATAGCCAGTGGAATATTTTTAGTGTGAAGAGACTAAACTACCCTTTCTATCACTGCTACTTAACATTTTTTCTCGTCTTCTCCGCCTCCACATAACCAGATCTAAAAAAACCATTACCATCTCTCTCTCCATCAGCGTCTGCAACGtatccttcttcttcattcttcacaGAAACACCACCACAACCAATTCACAGCGACACCATGACCACTCGATGTCTTTGTTTATTTTGGAAACTAACAACAAGAGGTAATTCATCTGATTTTGGGTAAAGGCGGTATAGCATTAGGGTtcttatgtttgatttgaatTCGTTAAACGAGAATTGACTACTTATTAATTGCATGTTTgatttaggattttttattttatgaaaacTCCCGGTGTTGTATGAccttttctcaattcaatctcttCTGGTTGAATCCCCTTGGAAAAGATGTTAAAAGACTTTACcctaagaa
Above is a genomic segment from Papaver somniferum cultivar HN1 chromosome 10, ASM357369v1, whole genome shotgun sequence containing:
- the LOC113317512 gene encoding histone deacetylase 2-like — its product is MSTSSSTNVIPQASSSSSSIDVETLRRNRILSSKLYFDVPLSMVPLIYSSSYDIAFLGIEKLHPFDSSKWGRICKFLVKDGVLERSRIVEPLEASNDDLLVVHTESYLSSLESSYKVAVIIEVPPVALLPNCLVQQKVLYPFRKQVGGTILAAKLAKERGWAINVGGGFHHCCADKGGGFCVYADISLCIIFAFTRLNISRVMIIDLDAHQGNGHEMDFGNDSRVYILDMYNPDIYPFDFKARTYIDQSVQVQSGTPTEVYLEQLDKALEVAGINFNPELVLYNAGTDILDGDPLGQLKVSPDGVASRDEKVFRFAKEKNIPLVMLTSGGYMKSSAKVIADSLTNLSVKGLIDLATPPLGT